The Virgibacillus sp. SK37 region AAATCACGAGGTGTGTTTTAATATATGTGCATATGACCATATATTAAAGGAGTTAAATAATGCCAATATACCATCCGCTTGAGGATCAATTAATTCATGAAGTTACACAGACATTTAAAGCACTGTCTGATCCTACACGTATAAAAATACTGCATTTATTATTTTCGGGAGAACAGTCTGTTACGGAAATTGCCGACAAACTGCAAATGAACCAGTCAACCATATCGCATCAATTAAAATATTTAAAACAGTTATCTCTTGTTAAACATCGACGATTAAAAACCAGATATTACTATTCACTAGACGATCATCATGTTATGAATTTGGTAGAACAGGCAATTGAACACACTAAACATATATAAATCAGGAGGTTTTCAAATTGGGACATAACCATAGTCATGATCATGGACATCACACAAATAATAAAACTGCGCTTTTTTGGAGTTTTATTATTATTTTTGGGTTTATGGTTGTAGAAGTTATAGGTGGTTTCCTTACCAACAGTCTGGCACTGTTGTCAGATGCGGGACATATGCTTAGTGACGCAGCAGCTTTGGGTTTTAGTCTTTTAGCGTTTAAAATCGGTGAAAAAACAGCATCTTACTCAAAAACGTATGGTTATAAACGTTTTGAAATTATCGCTGCTTTTGTAAATGGTATTACACTTATAGCCATATCCTTGTATATATATTATGAAGCATATAACCGTTTTCTTGTACCGCCAAATGTCAGTGCAAGTATGATGGTTATTGCCATAATTGGCCTTATAGTAAATATCGTTGTAGCTTGGATTCTAATGCGCGGTGATTCTAAGGAAAATTTAAATATAAGAAGTGCCCTTTTACATGTATTTGGCGATTTGTTGGGGTCAATCGGGGCTATAATTGCAGGTATTCTCATATTAATATTTAACTGGAATATCGCAGACCCTATTGCTAGTGCAGTTGTTGCTACGCTTATAATTATTTCTGGTGTTAGAATAACTAAAGATGCCGCCCATGTGCTAATGGAAGGAAAACCTTCCAGTGTCGATATTGACAAGCTATATGAAAAATTAGAGGAATTTAGTGGCGTACAAGAAGTGCATGACCTTCACGTATGGTCTATAACTTCCGATTTCCCGGCTATGAGTTGCCACCTTGTTGTGAAAGAAACTGTAGATAGAGATAAATTATTGAAAGAAGCTACAGAGCTAATCACGGAGAATTTTGATATATCCCATTGTACGATACAAATCGAAGGAGAAAATTTCAAGCATATGGAATGTGATAGCTGTTTTTAATTATTCTCCGTATGCAAATTGTGAAGCCTTTTATACTGTAGTTCACTGAAAGCCTCTATATTATATATATGTTCTATACGCGTATAAGATGCAAGAAAGGTAGAAGAGTTATACAGTTGCATTATTGTAAAAGTAAATCATCCAAGTGACTGTTTGGATGATTTACCCTTATTTATAAATGATTTAAAATGGAAATTTATTCAACCATTGACCGCCGTCCATTGTAATAACTTCTCCATTAATATAAGCTGCTTTTTCAGATAACAAAAACGCAGCCAGTTCTGCTATTTCCTCTGGAGTGCCAGTTCTTCCCATGGGTATAGACTGGAGTGTACGCTCCATTGCTTTTTTCGATTCGAAGAGCTTTTCTGCTCCTCCAGTTCGCTCAATAGCTCCTGGTGCAATAGCATTTACTCTGATCCCGTACTTTGTTCCCCATTCTACTGCTAGAGTTCTGGTCATATTTAACACGCCTGCCTTAGCTGCTGATGAATGAATTACGCCCGCTCCTGCATTCCAGGCATATGTAGCTACCATGTTCAAAATGGAACCTTGCTTTTTTGATCAATCCAATACTTCCCTACTTCTTTACTGCAATAGAAAGTTCCATTTAAAACTATATCAATAACAGAATTCCACCCATTTATTGACAATTCTTCTGCGGGGCAGATAAAATTGCCAGCAGCATTATTTACCAAATGATCAATAGTACCAAAGTTATCAACAGTTGCTTCAACCATTTTTTTAATATCTTCTGGTCTCCTAACATCTATTGGAATGTGTATAAAACTTCCTTTGGGTGCTTTTAACTCCAATTCTTTTTTTGTTGTGCTTAACTTTTCTTCGTTTCTCCCAGTTAAAACTACATTTGCTCCCTCAATCCCAAAACGTTCTGCCATTGCTTTACCCATACCACTAGAACTTCCAGTGATTACAACGGCTTTATTTTCCATAAGATCCCCCTTCTCTGCTATTATTAACAATAGTATAATTAATAAGCAGTAAAGTCAAAAAACAAACTGATAATTACGATAATTAAACTTTATAATAATTGATAATACAAAATGATATACTAGATCCTTAGTATTTAGGAAAGGTTGGAAGTGGCATGAATAGGCGTACTTTTTTAAAAAAAGCATTCGGGAGTATTATTACACTTCTAGGCCTAACAGGCGGCACTTACTATTACGCAAAAGAGTTAGAACCACAAACGTTAACAATTAGCGAACATGAAATCTATTCCGACAAAATTACAGCCGCTTTTAATAAATTTAAAATCATCCAGTTTTCCGATACACATCTTGGTTTTCACTATACACTTAACCAATTGGAAGAATTAGTAAACAAAATAAACAACGAAAGTCCTGATCTAATTGTATTTACCGGTGACTTAATTGACGAACCAGATAAATATGTCCCTGACAGCCGGCTGATTAGCCTGTTACGTAGATTAGAGGCGAAATTTGGTAAGTATTGGGTGTATGGTAATCACGATCATGGTGGTTATGGTACGGACATGCTTAAGGAAATTATGAATCAAGCAGATTTCCAACTCTTAAAAAATAGTCATACGGTCGTAAAAAGTAACAAGGAAGAGATTATTCTTGCTGGTGTTGATGATGTAATGCTAGGAAAGCCTGATTTAGATAAAACATTGGCCAATACAAATAATAGTTTATTCACAATACTGCTGTCTCACGAACCTGACTATGCAGACATTACGGCAAATCATCCTGTCGATGTACAATTATCCGGTCACAGTCACGGAGGCCAAGTAAGATTACCGTTCATCGGTCATCTATATACACCTGCATATGCAGAAAAATATGTACAAGGTGAATACAAAATTAATAATGGTAAACTCTTATTATATGTTAACAGAGGAATAGGTACTACACGTTTGCCATATCGTTTCTTATGCAGACCCGAAATTAACGTTTACACGTTAAATAATGAAAGCTAATTTAGGGCTTCATTTGTTTTATTCTCATTTGTCAGTTTAAATACAACTAAAAATAAGCTATTGATAGTGGCAACAAACCGAACGATCATGTCTGAATCGTTCGTTTTGTTGCATTATTATAGTTGCTTTTGGTTCCCCGCTTTTAATTTTTATTCTTGCGCTGACCTTTACTTTGCGATAGGATAAAGACAAGCTTTTAGTAATCAGATGAAAGGGGGATGAATAAGTTGGAAAAAGAGCAAGTACATACAATCGCAAAGGCTTTGTATACGATTAATCGACATGCCAAAACTGCTCCTCAGCCAAAACACTTGTATGAGATTAAGAAACAAGCAATAAATCAGTTACTTAAAGAAAAAATAGCAATGAAAATAGGTCTTCATTTCTCTGAACATCCGAAATTCAGTAATCAACACTCCACGTTACTTGTAAAAGTAGCAGATTACTATTTTCACATCCCTCCTAGCAAACAGGACTTTGAACAGCTTGAACATTTGGGCTCTCTTGATAGAGGTTTTAGAAATCCACAAGCCAAAATGCCATTATCCCAAGCTAAAAAAGAGATCTATCAATATATAGGTTGGAAACGGCCCCCTCAAAAGAAAGAAAGAAGGAAACAGCAGCATTATTCTTCTTATTATACACCTTCCTCTTTAGGCAAAATGGAATGGCCACCAACAAAACCACACCGAAATTTTTAGTTTTAAAATGGTACTACCTTCTTATACATGTTTGAAGCTAACTAAAACAGGAAATATATAAACTATATAAGGAGGTAGAGTTATGGTAGAATTAGATGATTTTTTATATGACTTTCACCGTTTTGCAAACGAAACCCATAATTTGAAGGATAAATATGAAAAACTCCCCCCTGATGTGAAGCAAAAGATTATTGATGCAGCTCCAGAATCTATTAAGTCACCGAACGAACTATACCATTCCGTCTTTACTTGGTTGGAGCGTATAGATAAAGAAATGAATGTAACCGATCGAGACTAGAAGCACAGTTATCCATACTGTGTTTCTAGTCTTTTAAATTGAACTCTAAATTTTCTTCTTCCAAAATTGAAAAATATGATAACACAGTAGTAACGCACCAAAGCCTGCTAAACATTGAAGACCTACTCTTAATAACCCAGTAACGGACACTGCCGGTAGATCAAAGAACGAAGTTGACAACATAATGAGAATGACAATTATTAAACTGCTAAGTGTGTAATTTAATAATTTTCCAGCTTGTAATGCTAAAGCCATATGAATAAATGGTTTTATTATACTATAGCATATGATTGCACCAACAAATAAAAATAGATAATATATTAAATTATTTTCTCCCTCTACAAGCGTCCATTTAACAAAATTTAATAAAACATACCTCGATCCCATTCATCTCATCCTCTCTTCTGTATACTATAGGATAGCTCCATTTTTTCCTCTTTCTATAATATTTATACCATTTAATCAAAAACTTAAAATAATCTGATATAATTAATTTATTGAAATGGAGGATAGAAGAAATGAATAAAGCATTCTTATTAATTATTACAGGAGCAGCCCTCTGGGGAACAATTGGATGGTACGTCAAACATTTATATACATTCGGATTTACCCCTATGGAGGTCGTTTCTTTAAGAGCTTGGACTTCTGCCATAATACTTGTTATTTTCTTGTTTCTTATTTCGCGAGATAAATTAAAACTACACAAAACTAGTGATGTTAAGTATTTTGTGGGTACGGGAGTTTTAAGTATTGTTTTTTTTAACTATTGCTTATTTACTGCAATTGAATTATCTACCATACCTGTCGCAACTGCCCTATTGTATACTGGTCCTGCTTTTGTCACTATTATGTCATACTTTATTTTTAAAGAAGCTTTAACAAAAGTTAAGATCCTTTCTTTGTTTATTACATTAATCGGGACGTGTCTGGTAGTTGGAATCTTGCCTGTAAATCTAGGTTCAATACAGATTAGCAGCATCTTATTCGGATTGGGGGCTGGATTAGGGTATGCAATGTATAGTATTTTCAGCAAGTTTGCATTAAAAAAATACTCAAGCCTTCAAATTACAACATTTACTTTTATTGTTGCGGGTTTAAGCTTATTGCCTTTTTTTCCATATAAAGAGAAGTTTCATTTATTACTAGACCCTTTTGTTCTTCTATATGCATTTGGGCTCGGCTTCCTCCCTACTGCATTTGCATATATCATTTATACTTATGGTTTACAACAGACTGAGGCATCAAAAGCTTCCATATTAACTACAGTTGAACCTGTTGTTGCTACACTGATAGGCATTTTTGTTTTTCAAGAACATTTCTCTATTATCCAATTGTTTGGTATGACTTGTATTATTAGTGCAGTGATTCTTATACAACTCTATGCACCTAAACCGAATCAACAACTTTCTTCCTAATGACAATAGACATTATTTGCCCTAAGTGACCTGCATCACAGAATAATCGTAAGGTTTGAGTTATCCTTTACTTACATTACTGAATGGGAGGCAAATGAGATGCATACATTTACAGTGGAGCATACACCAGCTGAAATAGTAAAAATTTTTCCTAAGGCAAGTGACCTCTTCAAAGAACGACGGATTGATTTCTGTTGTGGTGGTGACAAACCATTAAGCGAGGTTTTTCAAAAAGATAAAATGGATAAAGAAGAAATTCTGTCTGAATTAAATATAGCATACCAACAATGGAATAAAGAAGACCATGAACTCGTAGATTGGGATTCCATTCTCTTATCAGACTTAGTGGATCACATTGTCTCTAATCATCACACATATCTAAAAAATGAACTTGTACCATTAGGTGAATTTGTGACAAAAATATTTAGAGTTCACGGTTCAAAACACCCTCACCTTAAACAGCTTTATCGAATCTACAATGAATTTAGAATGGAAATGGAAGAGCACATGATTAAAGAAGAAACAGAAGTATTTCCTTTAATTAAGGAATACGAAAAAAATCCATCTGAAGAGTTGAAAGCACAAATTCATGAAGCAAACGGTGATTTAGAAGAAGAACATGAAGCTGCAGGAAATCTATTAAAAAGCATAAGAGAAATCACTTTAGACTTTACCCCACCAACAGATGCATGTAATTCTTATCGAATTACGTATGCCCGTTTGGCTGATATCGAACAAGATACATTCCAGCATGTTCATTTAGAAAATAATGTTCTGTTTAAAAGACTATGAATACTGTTAGGATTAATCTTAAGTAAAAAAAGGATTGGGTACATCCCATTCCTTTTTGCTTTGTGTATTAAATATGAAATTATACTTTATTCCGTTTTTTCTCCACCATTGCAGCTTGATTAGCTTCTAACCGCATTTCAAGCTGCATTACCTCCTTTTCATTTCTTAACAATTCTTGTTTATTTTCTTTTACTAATTGTTCAAAGTTTAATGTTTTTGGTCTCATGTGATACACTCCTTTTATACATTCAATCATATTATACCCTTATTTTTATGTAATTACTCACAATTGTTTGAACATTTTATAACATTTTAAATTTTATTTTTTTGGAGGATGAAAAATGGAGTATTTATTGAATAAAAAAATTCAACAGATTGAGATATCAGGAATTCGCCAGTTCTTCAATATGGTATCCGGAGAGGAGAACGTGGTGTCTTTGACCATCGGCCAACCCGATTTCCATACTCCTAAACATGTGAGAATGGCTGCCAGTCAAGCAATTGCTGATAATAAAACGACATATACACATAATGCGGGGATTATGGATCTTCGGAAGGCTATTTCTACATTTAACGAGGAAAAATATAAGCTTCTATATAATCCAGAGAATGAAATTATTGTTACTACTGGCGCTTCGCAGGCTATAGATATTACATTCAGAACAATACTTAATCCAAATGATGAAGTGATACTTCCCGGACCGATTTATCCAGGTTATGAACCATTAATCAAATTAGCCGGAGCTATACCAGTACACGCGGATACTACAGGTAATGGTTTTAAACTGTCCAAAGAGATTTTGAAGAAACACATCAATGAAAATACAAAATGTGTGGTGCTCCCTTACCCTTCTAATCCTACGGGCGCATCCTACACGGCAGCAGAATTAAAAGAGCTTGTTTCTGTTTTAAAGGATAAAAATATATTTGTTTTAGCAGATGAAATATACAGTGAATTAATATACGATGAACCTCATACATCTATTGCTGGTTTTCCTGAAATGAAGGAAAAGACCATCGTAGTAAATGGTGTTTCCAAATCCCACTCTATGACGGGTTTTCGTATTGGCTATGTTCTTGCGCCAAAATGGATTTCAAAACACATGTTGAAGGTACACCAATATAACGTTTCCTGTGCTTCCTCCATTAGTCAATATGCAGCGTTAGAAGCATTAACCAATGGCAAAAATGATGCAGGACAGATGCGTGAAATATATAGAAAAAGAAGAGACTATGTTTATGACAGGTTATTATCCCTGGGCTTAGAAGTGGATTGTCCTAAAGGTGCATTCTATATCTTTCCGAAGTTTCCTATTAAAGAGATGAGTTCATTTGAACTGGGAATCGATTTGGTAAGAAAAGGGAAAATTGCTTTGGTACCGGGAAGCAGCTTTTCGCCAATAGGTGAGGGTTATATGCGATTATCCTACGCATATGAACTTAATACAATAGAAAGAGGCCTTAATCGATTAGATGATTATTTACAAAAAGGCTATTTATATTGACCATTTTTTATTCAGCCAGCTTACTCTTTTGTTCTATCTCATTATAAAGGTTGAGTAAATGATCTAATTCCTGACTAATAGCTACTGAATCTGTATGAGTAAAACCTTTTTCCAATGCTACTTCAGTCATTTTATGACGTAGAAATTCTATACGTTTTAGTAGAGTATGTGTATTCATTGGATTAGCTTGACGCCTCCTTTTGTTTAATCAAAAGAACATTGTTATATGGGATACTTAAAGGGTATGCTTTTATGTTTCCTTTAGAAATAGCCGCTTATTCTAAAGTGGCTATTTTTAATGCCAAACCTCCACAATAGGCCAAATCAATATACAATTTAGTTATCAAAGACAGTTTACACTCGAATGTATGTTCCTGTCAACACAAATGACTTTATATATAAATGAGATTCAGTATCTGCTACTGTAATACTTAGTATCTCTATGCTAATATAATATAGTAATGTTTTAAATTTGGAAAGGATGTCTCCAGTGACAGAAGGTAAAAAGAAAAATGAATGGCTAGAATGGATAAAAGCAATTATAATTGCAGTCTTAATTGCGTTGTTTTTAAGAACTTTTATCTTTGCTACTTCTATAGTGGATGGTGAAAGCATGTATCCAACACTTGAAAATGGAGAAAGAGTAATATTCAATAAAATTGTCTACTTACTCGATGAACCTGATCGTGGGGATATCGTTATAATAGAACGACCATTAAAAAACTATGTAAAACGAGTAATAGGACTGCCTGGAGAAACCATTGAAATCAATGGTAGTAATTTATTAATTAATGGCAAGCAAGTTAAACAGTCATATTTGACGGAGGAAGCATTAAGACAAACAGGAAATTATGGACCAATTGAAGTACCACCTGACAGCTATTTTGTTATGGGTGATAATCGGGCGATAAGTAAAGATAGCAGGAATGGATTAGGTTTTATTAAAGAAGGAAACATAATAGGACGTTCGGAGTTTGTTATCTTTCCATTTGATGAGTGGTCTATGACAAGGTGAGGTCAGACATATGTCTGACCTTGTATTATTTTTCGTTATCAAAAATACAGTAACCTATATTTAAGGCAATAATACCGAAGCAAATAATCCCAAAAGCCGTTTCCCACATATTTACGCACCTCTCTTTCAACTGGTTATGTACAGAGAAATTTTACTATATCACTAAAATCAGTACTTTAACTTCACCTCTATCATACCAATATCTTTCCCCTAAATAAAGTAGAAATATGATAAAATAGAATTAATAAATAATAGCAACAGAGTAAACCAGGATATCAAATTAGTCTATTTGCATCAAAGCTTTTGAAAAGGCAGGTAAATTTATGTTTCATTGCCCATATTGCGGTACAAAAGTAAAAGAAGGAGAAAATTTCTGTATAAAGTGTGGAAAACAACTTCCAACTGATATGGAGGAACGTTTCTCTACTGAAAAGAAATTTAATAAATTATGGTTGCTCCCTATTGCTGTAGCCGTTTTTTCGTTATTGGCT contains the following coding sequences:
- a CDS encoding aminotransferase A: MEYLLNKKIQQIEISGIRQFFNMVSGEENVVSLTIGQPDFHTPKHVRMAASQAIADNKTTYTHNAGIMDLRKAISTFNEEKYKLLYNPENEIIVTTGASQAIDITFRTILNPNDEVILPGPIYPGYEPLIKLAGAIPVHADTTGNGFKLSKEILKKHINENTKCVVLPYPSNPTGASYTAAELKELVSVLKDKNIFVLADEIYSELIYDEPHTSIAGFPEMKEKTIVVNGVSKSHSMTGFRIGYVLAPKWISKHMLKVHQYNVSCASSISQYAALEALTNGKNDAGQMREIYRKRRDYVYDRLLSLGLEVDCPKGAFYIFPKFPIKEMSSFELGIDLVRKGKIALVPGSSFSPIGEGYMRLSYAYELNTIERGLNRLDDYLQKGYLY
- the lepB gene encoding signal peptidase I, coding for MTEGKKKNEWLEWIKAIIIAVLIALFLRTFIFATSIVDGESMYPTLENGERVIFNKIVYLLDEPDRGDIVIIERPLKNYVKRVIGLPGETIEINGSNLLINGKQVKQSYLTEEALRQTGNYGPIEVPPDSYFVMGDNRAISKDSRNGLGFIKEGNIIGRSEFVIFPFDEWSMTR
- a CDS encoding FbpB family small basic protein, encoding MRPKTLNFEQLVKENKQELLRNEKEVMQLEMRLEANQAAMVEKKRNKV
- the ric gene encoding iron-sulfur cluster repair di-iron protein translates to MHTFTVEHTPAEIVKIFPKASDLFKERRIDFCCGGDKPLSEVFQKDKMDKEEILSELNIAYQQWNKEDHELVDWDSILLSDLVDHIVSNHHTYLKNELVPLGEFVTKIFRVHGSKHPHLKQLYRIYNEFRMEMEEHMIKEETEVFPLIKEYEKNPSEELKAQIHEANGDLEEEHEAAGNLLKSIREITLDFTPPTDACNSYRITYARLADIEQDTFQHVHLENNVLFKRL
- a CDS encoding YkyB family protein, whose protein sequence is MNKLEKEQVHTIAKALYTINRHAKTAPQPKHLYEIKKQAINQLLKEKIAMKIGLHFSEHPKFSNQHSTLLVKVADYYFHIPPSKQDFEQLEHLGSLDRGFRNPQAKMPLSQAKKEIYQYIGWKRPPQKKERRKQQHYSSYYTPSSLGKMEWPPTKPHRNF
- a CDS encoding DMT family transporter, coding for MNKAFLLIITGAALWGTIGWYVKHLYTFGFTPMEVVSLRAWTSAIILVIFLFLISRDKLKLHKTSDVKYFVGTGVLSIVFFNYCLFTAIELSTIPVATALLYTGPAFVTIMSYFIFKEALTKVKILSLFITLIGTCLVVGILPVNLGSIQISSILFGLGAGLGYAMYSIFSKFALKKYSSLQITTFTFIVAGLSLLPFFPYKEKFHLLLDPFVLLYAFGLGFLPTAFAYIIYTYGLQQTEASKASILTTVEPVVATLIGIFVFQEHFSIIQLFGMTCIISAVILIQLYAPKPNQQLSS
- a CDS encoding cation diffusion facilitator family transporter, translating into MGHNHSHDHGHHTNNKTALFWSFIIIFGFMVVEVIGGFLTNSLALLSDAGHMLSDAAALGFSLLAFKIGEKTASYSKTYGYKRFEIIAAFVNGITLIAISLYIYYEAYNRFLVPPNVSASMMVIAIIGLIVNIVVAWILMRGDSKENLNIRSALLHVFGDLLGSIGAIIAGILILIFNWNIADPIASAVVATLIIISGVRITKDAAHVLMEGKPSSVDIDKLYEKLEEFSGVQEVHDLHVWSITSDFPAMSCHLVVKETVDRDKLLKEATELITENFDISHCTIQIEGENFKHMECDSCF
- a CDS encoding aspartyl-phosphate phosphatase Spo0E family protein encodes the protein MNTHTLLKRIEFLRHKMTEVALEKGFTHTDSVAISQELDHLLNLYNEIEQKSKLAE
- a CDS encoding metallophosphoesterase — its product is MNRRTFLKKAFGSIITLLGLTGGTYYYAKELEPQTLTISEHEIYSDKITAAFNKFKIIQFSDTHLGFHYTLNQLEELVNKINNESPDLIVFTGDLIDEPDKYVPDSRLISLLRRLEAKFGKYWVYGNHDHGGYGTDMLKEIMNQADFQLLKNSHTVVKSNKEEIILAGVDDVMLGKPDLDKTLANTNNSLFTILLSHEPDYADITANHPVDVQLSGHSHGGQVRLPFIGHLYTPAYAEKYVQGEYKINNGKLLLYVNRGIGTTRLPYRFLCRPEINVYTLNNES
- a CDS encoding helix-turn-helix transcriptional regulator; the protein is MPIYHPLEDQLIHEVTQTFKALSDPTRIKILHLLFSGEQSVTEIADKLQMNQSTISHQLKYLKQLSLVKHRRLKTRYYYSLDDHHVMNLVEQAIEHTKHI